In Denticeps clupeoides chromosome 1, fDenClu1.1, whole genome shotgun sequence, a single window of DNA contains:
- the LOC114796457 gene encoding titin isoform X2, producing MQMESRRKSQRSSFMDSLSSRSQWIIVLGLLITWSMAGIFMFDFINFKEEPDTQEDPIAAINDALESISEYMDKGLDVLSDPLGLVPESGEIVESAVDGLADLAGSASGLLLDSEGSVYGVRFLKSGGALIEDVRTGMQDAVLYLFHIFEGVLNAVTSFPVGILTQTLDGVKCILNLIANCIPSMPASREGSSYGVGALKSGGALMEDARIGLKNAVLYIFDVFQGLLNAAASFPFDGVTWIVNLIANCIPSMPAGHEGGFYGEVVLQSGGALVEDVRTGVKNVVLYLFNVFEGVLDAVIFIPDLLVTQTMHGVKYITNIVVYCVTSIPIDHAGWIPESIKPMNAITYATEGITNLNKNVFGSLSNMFKSDEGYIPEMSFDPMKVVTDAVEEITDKRNMFLAYLSTMLMQEKEDALQMKRKKGEFFPPLETVTEIMDRKEDDVLLEKIFKATSTKLEDHRRGRAMDDLQEEHEQKQEDSGKLDLKEEEDLDHMGEYQQEDRDEKNNKDASDYYNVSEPENLDDAVEKNVEGLVFLMKPITDVPDLERDSEAADEYEDKKSPESVIPEIEEFKEFETIPDDDEEMISGDTEETGKQARSDITEEEDDDDDDDDDDDKVPAEQAHSDITVSDFEGEIEMKVTDDDDLDSEDTEEKTSNVADDHIIEGEDDGEDLTEKTTAASKLAETTDDYNNDDAEDYRGGDEDNKDKDDYLEIEDAEETTAHDESVSEIDNKKDHVTESEDDVKDLIGPFTEAPKLADNEDDLEREDEEGKITSDLALAEIDNKHDHMTESEDDLIEPPTAAASLTDNHNVHDDDDAEEKIKSDVVVTEMDDKDDPLTVSEADSEDLIDPPAEAPSLTENCDVNYGDVHDDDDDLDSDDAEEKIKSDGGLAEDLVEPQTESPKMAEASDADEEDDLQSEDAEDKIKAEIRNKDDHMTESEDDSEDHTEPTTAAPSLAEVSDNQNDDEDDNDFDSDGSEMTEPLETMDTDVSAEQTKPEDILLKPDSSANGDDQNNNNNDRRKEKSKMKKQLPGKTRQSNITSDVLTEQEDLDSLPQDLYGVLEQEKAYKEQKTKEEVYKVIQELRAAEDEEDEEQMAITEETEKNAEEKTSDRMKRKAKLQMNMTSDDLEPKAEKLEKPEKLKKKPSVETHVIKKKSQKEVEAQRERAKPAKKEAEVLKEKVKPAKTERKVAKKAEQAKKAPKVSTEKAKISPERKEAEDLKRKVKPAPAIKEVPQEKVKLAPEEAEVTKEKVKPLKKDFAASKEKAKPKKDVEAQTERAKPGKDAEVPKEKAKAKEARQVAKEKPAAQIKEPQVPQKKPITPEKEPAEKAKARPTKKESELPKEKAKAPAEVKEVPKEKVKPTPPIKKPKILKKDLKPITKEPKIPKEESKPIKKEPKIPKEEPKPIKEEPEIPKEESKPTKKVPEKAKSAPAIKEPEMPKEKEKPTLTVKKAEVTKEKAKSTRAAKQAEVPKEKARPTPGVKKPEEETHPEKKEIQKEEPKSSKKEPKILKEEPKPIKKEPKILKELKPIKKVPKIPKEGSKPIKKELKMPKEEPKPIKEEPEIPKEEPKPTKKEPEISKEESKPIKTEPKVPKEETPPSKKDPKILKEETQPMKKAPELSKEEPKHIKKEHKVLKEEPSPITKEPKIPKEEPKPKKESKIPKAKPRPTMKEPDISKEESKPIKTEPKSPKKELKPIKKEPKIPKEELKPIKKEPKVKKENTQPIKKEPKIPKVKAKPIMKEPKVPKEEIQLIKKEAKIPEEEPKPIKKEPKVPKEETKPIKKEPKVKKEDTQSITKAEPKIPKEEPEPIKKEPKVPKEDTQPIKKEPKIPVEEPKPIKKEPKVPKEDTHPIKKEPKIPVEEPKPIKKEPKVPKEDTQPIKKEPKIPVEEPKSIKKEPKIPVEEPKSIKKEPKVPKEETKPIKKEPKIPEEEPKSIKKEPKVPKEETKPIKKEPKTPKVEAKPIKKEPKIPEEEPKSIKKEPKIPVEEPKSIKKEPKVPKEETKPIKKEPKIPEEEPKPIKKEPKIPKEEPKPIKKEPKVPKEDTQPIKKEPKIPEEEPKPIKKEPKVPKEETKPIKKEPKTPKVEAKPIKKESKIPEEEPKSIKKEPKIPEEEPKSIKKEPKIPEEESKSIKKEPKVPKEDTQPIKKEPKIPKEEPKPIKKEPKVPKEETKPIKKEPKTPKVEAKPIKKEPKIPEEEPKSIKKELDILKEEPKKAEAEVAKGKVKSTPAVKKPEVPKEKPEPIKKEAEMPKEKLKATPTIKKAEVQKEEKKLMKKEPEVPNEKVLHTTATQVEPVLKEKVKPPRKDVELAKAKAKPAPPLKAEAGIPKDKAKPKKAAEKDKEKPEPTPSPKELGVKKEKVPAAPTAKKPDVPKTEAKQPKKAPGAVLKERLKLTRGKADIHLKAELEGLKNLTKPIPKKEHIVKERKKLVEKATPEAPKEVKPVPETEEPEVSQETTAPLEKVVHIESVTPVDVTEPAPTKPGEPPLLEEFGAEEDDLPYFQCFFVDEDDTHYPFFPFSPIQM from the exons ATGCAGATGGAGTCTCGTCGCAAGAGCCAGCGCAGCAGCTTCATGGATTCCCTTAGCAGCCGCAGCCAATGGATCATCGTCCTCGGCCTCCTCATCACCTGGTCCATGGCTGGCATATTTATGTTCGACTTCATCAATTTCAAGGAAGAACCGG acacacaggagGATCCCATAGCCGCTATAAACGATGCGTTGGAGAGCATCTCGGAATATATGGATAAAGGCCTGGACGTTTTGAGTGACCCGCTGG GTTTAGTACCTGAATCGGGTGAGATAGTCGAGTCTGCTGTTGATGGACTCGCTGATTTAGCAGGCTCGGCATCAGGACTGCTGCTGGACAGTGAAG gGAGCGTGTACGGAGTGCGTTTCTTGAAATCAGGTGGTGCTCTAATCGAAGATGTAAGAACTGGAATGCAGGATGCGGTGCTGTATTTATTCCACATCTTTGAAG GAGTGCTGAATGCAGTGACCTCCTTCCCAGTAGGAATTTTGACTCAAACACTTGATGGAGTTAAATGCATACTGAACTTGATCGCAAACTGTATTCCAAGCATGCCAGCTAGCCGTGAAG GGAGTTCTTATGGAGTGGGCGCCCTGAAATCTGGTGGTGCACTAATGGAAGATGCAAGAATTGGGCTGAAGAACGCAGTCCTGTATATATTCGACGTCTTTCAAG GCCTCCTCAATGCAGCGGCCTCCTTCCCGTTTGATGGAGTAACATGGATAGTGAACTTGATTGCAAACTGTATTCCAAGCATGCCAGCTGGCCACGAAG gggGTTTTTATGGAGAGGTTGTCCTGCAATCTGGAGGTGCACTCGTGGAAGATGTGAGAACTGGAGTGAAGAATGTGGTTCTGTATTTATTCAACGTCTTCGAAG GAGTGCTGGATGCAGTTATCTTCATCCCGGATCTGCTTGTGACTCAAACAATGCATGGAGTGAAATACATAACAAACATTGTGGTATATTGCGTCACAAGCATACCCATTGACCATGCAG GTTGGATTCCCGAAAGCATTAAACCAATGAACGCCATTACTTACGCAACAGAAGGAATCACTAACCTAAACAAGAATGTCTTTGGCTCGTTGTCTAACATGTTCAAGAGTGATGAAG GTTACATTCCGGAAATGAGCTTTGACCCCATGAAAGTTGTCACTGATGCAGTAGAAGAAATTACTGACAAAAGGAACATGTTCTTGGCATATTTGTCAACTATGCTGATGCAAGAAAAGG aaGATGCACTacagatgaaaagaaagaaag GAGAATTTTTCCCTCCACTAGAAACAG TTACAGAGATCATGGACAGAAAAGAAGATGATGTTCTGCTGGAGAAGATCTTTAAGGCCACTAGTACAAAGCTAGAAGATCACAGGAGAGGAAGAGCCATGGATGACCTCCAAGAAGAGCATGAGCAAAAACAGGAAGATTCTGGTAAATTGGAtttgaaagaggaagaagatcTAGATCACATGGGAGAATATCAACAGGAGGACAGGGATGAGAAAAACAACAAGGATGCTTCTGATTATTATAATGTTTCCGAACCTGAAAATCTTGATGATGCTGTTGAAAAAAATGTTGAGGGTCTTGTGTTTTTGATGAAACCCATCACAGACGTTCCAGATTTGGAAAGGGATTCTGAAGCAGCAGATGAATATGAGGATAAGAAGAGTCCAGAGTCTGTCATTCCTGAAATAgaagaatttaaagaatttgaAACAATTCCAGATGACGATGAAGAAATGATCAGTGGGGATACAGAGGAGACAGGAAAACAGGCAAGATCTGACataacagaagaagaagatgatgatgatgatgatgatgatgatgatgataaggTCCCAGCAGAACAGGCACATTCTGATATAACCGTGTCTGACTTTGAAGGTGAAATAGAGATGAAGGTCACTGATGACGATGATTTAGACAGTGAGGATACAGAGGAAAAAACATCCAATGTAGCTGACGATCATATTATTGAAGGTGAAGATGACGGTGAAGACCTGACAGAAAAAACCACAGCAGCCAGTAAATTGGCTGAGACCACTGACGATTACAACAACGATGATGCTGAAGATTACAGGGGAGGTGATGAAGATAACAAAGATAAGGATGATTATTTGGAGATCGAGGATGCAGAGGAAACAACAGCACATGATGAATCTGTTTCTGAAATAGATAACAAAAAGGATCATGTCACTGAAAGTGAAGATGACGTTAAAGACCTGATAGGACCATTCACAGAAGCACCTAAACTGGCTGATAATGAAGATGATTTAGAGCGTGAGGATGAAGAAGGAAAAATAACATCTGATCTAGCTCTAGCTGAAATAGATAACAAACATGACCACATGACTGAAAGTGAAGATGACCTGATAGAACcacccacagcagcagcatcactgACAGATAACCACAAtgttcatgatgatgatgatgcagaagaaaaaattaaatctgaTGTAGTTGTAACTGAAATGGATGACAAAGATGATCCTCTGACTGTAAGTGAAGCTGACAGTGAAGATCTAATAGATCCACCTGCAGAAGCACCATCATTGACTGAGAACTGTGATGTTAATTATGGTGAtgttcatgatgatgatgatgatttggATAGTGATGatgcagaagaaaaaataaaatctgatggAGGTCTAGCTGAAGACCTTGTAGAACCACAAACAGAATCACCTAAAATGGCTGAGGCCAGTGATGCTGATGAGGAAGATGATTTACAGAGCGAGGATGCAGAAGACAAAATAAAAGCTGAAATACGTAATAAAGATGACCACATGACTGAAAGTGAAGATGATAGTGAAGACCATACAGAACCAACTACAGCAGCACCATCACTGGCTGAGGTCAGTGATAATCaaaatgatgatgaagatgataaTGATTTTGACAGTGATGGTTCAGAGATGACAGAACCGCTGGAGACAATGGATACAGATGTATCAGCTGAACAAACCAAACCTGAGGACATACTTTTGAAGCCTGACAGTTCTGCCAATGGTGATgaccaaaacaacaacaacaacgacagAAGGAAGGAAAAATCCAAAATGAAGAAGCAGTTGCCGGGGAAGACAAGGCAATCAAACATCACGTCCGATGTTCTCACAGAGCAAGAAGATCTGGACTCTTTGCCACAGGACTTATACGGAG TTCTTGAACAAGAAAAAGCATATaaagagcaaaaaacaaaagaagaagtgTATAAGGTCATCCAAG AGTTGAGAGCCGcagaggatgaagaggatgaagaacAGATGGCCATAACTgaggaaacagaaaaaaatgctgaagaAAAAACATCCGACAGAATGAAACGCAAAGCCAAGCTTCAGATGAACATGACTTCAGATGACCTGGAGCCCAAAG CAGAGAAACTGGAGAAGCCCGAGAAGCTGAAGAAGAAACCCAGTGTTGAGACTCATGTGATAAAAAAGAAGTCCCAGAAAG AGGTGGAAGCTCAAAGGGAAAGAGCCAAACCAGCAAAGAAAG AAGCTGAGGTCCTGAAAGAGAAAGTCAAACCAGCCAAGACAG AACGTAAAGTTGCAAAGAAAGCTGAACAAGCAAAGAAAG CACCTAAAGTTTCCACAGAAAAAGCCAAAATATCACCAGAGAGAAAAG AAGCTGAGGATCTGAAGAGGAAAGTCAAACCAGCTCCAGCAATTAAGG AAGTGCCACAAGAAAAAGTCAAGCTTGCACCTGAAGAGGCCGAAG TTACAAAGGAGAAGGTCAAACCACTGAAGAAAg aCTTTGCTGCTTCAAAGGAAAAAGCCAAACCAAAGAAAG ATGTGGAAGCTCAGACAGAGAGGGCCAAACCAGGAAAGG ATGCTGAAGTCCCAAAAGAAAAAGCTAAAGCAAAGGAGG CAAGACAAGTGGCAAAAGAAAAACCAGCAGCACAAATAAAAG AGCCTCAGGTTCCACAGAAGAAACCCATAACTCCTGAGAAAG AACCAGCTGAAAAGGCCAAAGCTCgaccaacaaaaaaag AATCTGAATTACCAAAAGAAAAGGCCAAGGCTCCAGCTGAAGTAAAAG AAGTtccaaaagaaaaagtgaaaccTACTCCACCAATTAAAA AACCAAAGATTCTGAAGAAGGACCTCAAACCTATAACGAAAG AACCCAAGATTCCAAAGGAGGAATCCAAACCTATAAAGAaag AACCTAAGATTCCAAAGGAGGAACCCAAACCAATAAAGGAAG AACCAGAGATTCCAAAGGAGGAATCTAAACCTACAAAGAAAG TGCCAGAAAAGGCCAAGTCTGCCCCAGCAATAAAAG AACCAGAAAtgccaaaagaaaaagagaagccCACTCTAACAGTTAAAA AAGCAGAAGtgacaaaagaaaaagccaAGTCTACTCGAGCTGCTAAAC AAGCAGAAGTGCCGAAAGAAAAGGCCAGGCCTACTCCAGGGGTTAAAA AACCAGAGGAGGAAACCCATCCTGAAAAGAAAG AAATTCAGAAAGAGGAACCCAAATCTTCAAAGAAAG AACCCAAGATCCTGAAAGAGGAACCCAAACCTATTAAGAAAG AACCAAAGATTCTGAAGGAGCTCAAACCTATAAAGAAAG TACCCAAGATTCCTAAGGAGGGATCCAAACCTATAAAGAAAG AACTTAAAATGCCAAAAGAAGAACCCAAACCAATAAAGGAAG AACCAGAGATTCCAAAGGAGGAACCTAAACCTACAAAGAAAG AACCAGAGATTTCAAAGGAGGAATCCAAACCTATAAAGACAG AACCCAAGGTTCCAAAGGAGGAAACCCCACCTTCAAAGAAAG ACCCCAAGATTCTGAAAGAGGAAACCCAACCTATGAAGAAAG CTCCTGAGCTTTCAAAGGAGGAGCCCAAACATATTAAGAAAG AACACAAGGTTCTGAAAGAGGAACCCTCACCTATAACGAAAG AACCCAAGATTCCGAAGGAGGAACCCAAACCCAAGAAAG AATCAAAGATTCCAAAGGCAAAACCTAGACCTACAATGAAAG AACCAGATATTTCAAAGGAGGAATCCAAACCAATAAAGACAG AACCTAAAAGTCCAAAGAAGGAACTCAAACCAATCAAGAAAG AACCTAAGATTCCAAAGGAGGAACTCAAACCAATCAAGAAAG AACCCAAGGTTAAAAAAGAGAACACCCAACCTATTAAGAAAG AACCCAAAATCCCAAAGGTGAAAGCCAAACCTATAATGAAAG AACCCAAGGTTCCAAAGGAAGAAATACAACTTATAAAGAAAG AAGCCAAGATTCCAGAGGAGGAGCCCAAACCTATAAAGAAAG AACCCAAGGTTCCAAAGGAAGAAACCAAACCCATAAAAAAAG AACCCAAGGTTAAAAAAGAGGACACCCAATCTATTACGAAAG CAGAACCCAAGATTCCAAAGGAGGAGCCCGAACCTATAAAGAAAG AACCCAAGGTTCCAAAGGAAGACACCCAACCTATAAAGAAAG AACCCAAGATTCCAGTGGAGGAGCCCAAACCTATAAAGAAAG AACCCAAGGTTCCAAAGGAAGACACCCATCCTATAAAGAAAG AACCCAAGATTCCAGTGGAGGAGCCCAAACCTATAAAGAAAG AACCCAAGGTTCCAAAGGAAGACACCCAACCTATAAAGAAAG AACCCAAGATTCCAGTGGAGGAGCCCAAATCTATAAAGAAAG AACCCAAGATTCCAGTGGAGGAGCCCAAATCTATAAAGAAAG AACCCAAGGTTCCAAAGGAAGAAACCAAACCCATAAAGAAAG AACCCAAGATTCCAGAGGAGGAGCCCAAATCTATAAAGAAAG AACCCAAGGTTCCAAAGGAAGAAACCAAACCTATCAAGAAAG AACCCAAGACTCCAAAGGTGGAAGCCAAACCTATAAAGAAAG AACCCAAGATTCCAGAGGAGGAGCCCAAATCTATAAAGAAAG AACCCAAGATTCCAGTGGAGGAGCCCAAATCTATAAAGAAAG AACCCAAGGTTCCAAAGGAAGAAACCAAACCTATAAAGAAAG AACCCAAGATTCCAGAGGAGGAGCCCAAACCTATAAAGAAAG AACCCAAGATTCCAAAGGAGGAGCCCAAACCTATAAAGAAAG AACCCAAGGTTCCAAAGGAAGACACCCAACCTATAAAGAAAG AACCCAAGATTCCAGAGGAGGAGCCCAAACCTATAAAGAAAG AACCCAAGGTTCCAAAGGAAGAAACCAAACCTATAAAGAAAG AACCCAAGACTCCAAAGGTGGAAGCCAAACCTATAAAGAAAG AATCCAAGATTCCAGAGGAGGAGCCCAAATCTATAAAGAAAG AACCCAAGATTCCAGAGGAGGAGCCCAAATCTATAAAGAAAG AACCCAAGATTCCAGAGGAGGAGTCCAAATCTATAAAGAAAG AACCCAAGGTTCCAAAGGAAGACACCCAACCTATAAAGAAAG AACCCAAGATTCCAAAGGAGGAGCCCAAACCTATAAAGAAAG AACCCAAGGTTCCAAAGGAAGAAACCAAACCTATCAAGAAAG AACCCAAGACTCCAAAGGTGGAAGCCAAACCTATAAAGAAAG AACCCAAGATTCCAGAGGAGGAGCCCAAATCTATAAAGAAAG AACTAGATATTCTAAAGGAGGAACCCAAGAAAG CAGAGGCAGAAGTAGCAAAAGGCAAAGTCAAGTCCACTCCTGCAGTTAAAA AGCCTGAGGTTCCTAAGGAGAAACCTGAACCAATAAAGAAAG aAGCAGAAATGCCAAAAGAGAAACTCAAAGCCACTCCAACAATAAAAA AAGCTGAGGTtcaaaaggaggagaagaaactaATGAAGAAAg AACCAGAGGTGCCTAATGAAAAAGTATTACACACCACGGCAACACAAG TAGAGCCTGTTCTAAAGGAGAAAGTCAAGCCACCAAGGAAAG ATGTTGAATTGGCAAAAGCAAAAGCCAAACCGGCTCCACCATTAAAAG CAGAAGCTGGCATTCCAAAGGACAAAGCTAAACCTAAAAAAG CTGCTGAGAAGGACAAAGAAAAGCCAGAGCCCACTCCATCACCAAAGG AATTAGGTGTGAAGAAGGAAAAAGTCCCAGCTGCACCAACAGCAAAAA AGCCAGATGTTCCCAAGACTGAAGCCAAACAACCAAAGAAAG CACCAGGAGCGGTTTTGAAAGAAAGACTGAAACTGACAAGAGGTAAAGCAGACATTCACCTCAAAGCAG AGCTTGAAGGTCTGAAAAATCTTACAAAGCCTATTCCAAAGAAAG AACACATTGTAAAGGAAAGGAAGAAGCTGGTGGAGAAAG CAACTCCAGAGGCACCAAAAGAAGTGAAACCTGTGCCAGAGACAGAAG AGCCTGAAGTTTCACAGGAGACCACTGCACCTCTGGAGAAAG TTGTTCATATAGAATCTGTAACACCAGTGGACGTCACAGAACCAGCGCCTACAAAACCAG GTGAACCACCGCTGTTGGAGGAGTTTGGTGCAGAAGAAG atgacctGCCCTACTTCCAGTGCTTCTTTGTGGATGAAGATGACACCCACTATCCTTTCTTCCCTTTCTCACCGATCCAAATGTGA